From the genome of Candidatus Bipolaricaulota bacterium:
CCTTCGGCTTGGAGGCATAGAAGCTCAGGTCACGGGCCGGCGCCGTGCCCTTGTTCCACAGGTACAGGGTGAAATGGCGTTCCTTGCCCGCGGTGGCGTGAATATTGCGGGTATCGCCGGTTCCGGTCACTTCGGCTTCCGACCCCAGCTGAAGCTCCGGCGTCCCGGTCACCACCGCAGTCAGTTCGAGGGTCTCGGTCTCGTCCCCCGCCTTGGCGGCGAAGGTGATCGGATACTTCCCCTCCTTCACCCCGTAGGGCGGGGTGACGGTGAACTGGATCCGCTCGGTCCCGTTCGCGTTGATCTTGAACGAGGTGATGTGCTGGGACTGGTACTGCGGCGAGAAGTAGCCGCGCCACCCGAACGGGAGTTGGGCGGCAAGCTCGACCATTCGGTCTTTATCCGATTGGTTACGGATCTGGACCGTAAACTTAATATCCTTCCCTGCCGCCCCTTCCAGAGACGGGTAATCGACGCTCAAGGTGAGCTTGTTCTCGCTCGGCTTGCTCTCCGCTGGTTTCTTGGCGTTGTAGGTGACCGTCACCGGGAACTCGCCGAGGAGCTTCCCATCCGGGGACTTCGCCGTCAATGTAAAGGTATAATCACCGGGAGCGGCGTCCTTCGGCGGGGATGCCTTGAACTTGAGGACCGCTTCCCCGTTCCCCTTATCCGTGCTCCCGGGAACGCGCACTGCGGTCACGGTGAGGGTTGGGTAGGATGAGGTCTCGAACCTAGGGTTCCATCCCTCCGGTCCGCTCGCGGAAAGCTCAGCCTCCACCGGGGTCGACAACTGGTTGTCCAGCTTGACGGTGAGGGATAGATCCTGTCCCTCTCCGATCACGACGGCGGGATAGTCTGTGTAAAACTGCACCGCTTGTTGCCCGAGCGCCGGTCCAGCCGCCGCGACTGTCCCTGCTATGGCGAGGAGGAGAGGCAACACCAAAATCCACTTCGATGATGGAAAGAGCATCTTTCGTCCACCTCCGAAACATGTGGTTTTGCTGCTGTGAGTCTAGATTATAGCCCGTTTTTGTGAAGGTTTTGTGAAGGCGCATTCGCAAGAACAAGCGCGCGTTCAAGCGGCTGGCCGAGAGCAAGAAGCGGGATCCCGAGGTAAGAGCGCAGGAAGAGGCGTTGGGACGGCGCCAGCAGGAACGCATCCTTGATATGCTCCGCAGCATGCGGATATGCTGTTCAAGGACCGACTCAGTTTCGTGAAGGCACTGCAAGAGGCCGCCGCGGCCACTGGAAGAAATCGAGGCGGACATCGAGAATGTGGAGCACGAGATCATGGAGATGCTGCGGGAGATGGGAATCTGATCATGCGTCATCAAGCACGAAGTGAAGACCTGCCGACTGTGAACCGGTTTGTGGTTGTACTCAAGCCTACGGAAGCGTATCTCAACTGGGCAAACTCCTGCCCGGGAGACGGGCCGGAGATAACGCTCGCTGAGCTGCGGGAGGAATGCACCGCTTATCTCATCCCTGGGGTCGAGGACCCACGGGCGTGGATCAGGCGGCATTTCATGCCCATGTTCGAGTGGGAACTTGCGGCCTGGTGCACGGACGAAACATACTGGCCAAAGGAGCGTACGTATCAGCTGTTCAAGAAGTTTTTCGAGATAGAAATCCACTCCATCGTCGTTGATCTTGGAAAAGGGCCGGTGAGGCATGAGTGAGCGAAGCAGTGGCCGCCCGAATATGCTATCATAATGATAGCAAACGGCGAGAAGGTGATGGTTAAGTGGCGCAGGTGCTCATAAGGGATCTTGATCCCGAGGTAATCGAGGCGCTGAAGCGGCGAGCGAAGGAACATAACCGCTCGCTTCAGGGGGAGCTGAAGGCGATCCTGGAACAGGTGGTGCGGAACTCACACCCCAGGAACATCGACGCCTTCCTGGCCCGGGTGCGGGAGATCCGCAAGCAAACCGCGGGCATCCCTCAGACCGACGCTGCCCAGCTCGTGCGGGAGGACAGAAACCGGTGAGAACGCTCGTGCTGGATGCCTCTGTCGCAATCAAGTGGTACTTCCCCGAGGTGCTGAGCGACGCCGCCTTAGGGCTCATATCCGCGGAGACACGCTGGATCGTGCCCGATCTCTTCTACGCCGAGGTGGGGAACGTCCTATGGAAGAAGGTAACCCGAGGCGAGGCGACCGTGGCCGTCGCCCGTGATGTGCTGGAAAGTCTCCTCTCCGTTGATATCGAGGTATGCCCGGCAAAGCCGTTCGTGAAGCCCGCCTTGGAGATCGCGCACCAGTTTCAGTGCACGGTGTACGACGGTCTCTACCTCACCACGGCGATCGAGAAAGGCTGTCCGCTGGTCACCGCCGACCGCAAGTTCTACGACGCGATGAGCCCGACCGCCCTTGGGAAGCATCTACTGTGGATCGAGGACACATGAAAAACTACCGCCGCTACACTGAGTACAAGGACTCCGGGATCGAATGGCTGGGGGAG
Proteins encoded in this window:
- a CDS encoding VacJ, producing MRHQARSEDLPTVNRFVVVLKPTEAYLNWANSCPGDGPEITLAELREECTAYLIPGVEDPRAWIRRHFMPMFEWELAAWCTDETYWPKERTYQLFKKFFEIEIHSIVVDLGKGPVRHE
- a CDS encoding type II toxin-antitoxin system VapC family toxin, with product MRTLVLDASVAIKWYFPEVLSDAALGLISAETRWIVPDLFYAEVGNVLWKKVTRGEATVAVARDVLESLLSVDIEVCPAKPFVKPALEIAHQFQCTVYDGLYLTTAIEKGCPLVTADRKFYDAMSPTALGKHLLWIEDT